From the genome of Papaver somniferum cultivar HN1 chromosome 2, ASM357369v1, whole genome shotgun sequence, one region includes:
- the LOC113351984 gene encoding deoxymugineic acid synthase 1-like, producing MPCNIIKYKKTCLEVCQAHATFIKYVISIRNENSRKLRRNCLHSTVEYVIQKVEMNRVWQNLKWRDFCKANSIIVTAYSPLGARGNPWGSNALYEERILHEIAEAKGKTHAQVLNYWILLNVSSP from the coding sequence ATGCCATGCAATATTATCAAGTACAAGAAAACTTGTCTAGAAGTTTGCCAAGCTCACGCAACTTTTATCAAATACGTAATTTCCATCCGCAATGAAAATAGTAGGAAACTTCGAAGGAATTGTCTCCATTCAACAGTAGAATATGTAATACAAAAGGTGGAGATGAACCGAGTCTGGCAGAACTTGAAATGGAGGGACTTCTGCAAGGCTAACAGTATCATTGTCACTGCCTACTCACCTTTAGGAGCCAGGGGAAACCCATGGGGGTCCAATGCACTCTACGAGGAGCGCATTCTGCATGAAATTGCTGAGGCTAAAGGGAAAACTCATGCACAGGTCTTGAATTATTGGATCTTACTTAATGTCTCCTCTCCATAG
- the LOC113353970 gene encoding non-functional NADPH-dependent codeinone reductase 2-like → MEKVIPGVTLNSGSVMPVLGMGTAAYPLVESEEVKLAILNAIKNGYRHLDTAALYQSEESLGEAVSEAIQIGLTKSRDELFITSKLWSCDAHPDRVVPALQNSLRKLKLEYLDLYLIHWPLSSNPAAGHALFLPKDSLLTMDYKSVWTAMEECQKLALQNNVGLKKSIGVDNFSCKKLQTLLDTVKIPPAVNQVEMNPVWQNLKLRDFCKANNIILTAYSPLGGKGTPWGSNAVHEERVLHEIAEAKGKTHAQVCLRWIFEQGVSLLVKSYNKQRMKENMMIFDWELTQDELEKISKIPQRRGLPGDIFVSELEAAPFKTIEELWDGEV, encoded by the exons ATGGAGAAAGTAATACCTGGAGTAACATTGAATTCTGGAAGTGTGATGCCTGTATTAGGTATGGGCACTGCTGCATACCCACTCGTTGAATCAGAAGAAGTGAAATTGGCGATTTTGAATGCTATCAAGAATGGTTACAGACATTTAGATACCGCTGCTCTTTACCAGTCTGAAGAATCTCTTGGTGAAGCTGTATCTGAAGCAATTCAAATTGGTTTAACAAAATCTCGAGACGAACTCTTTATCACTTCTAAGCTATGGTCCTGTGATGCACACCCTGACCGTGTCGTCCCCGCTCTTCAGAACTCTCTAAG GAAGTTAAAGTTGGAGTACCTTGATCTATATCTGATACATTGGCCATTAAGCTCGAACCCAGCCGCAGGGCATGCGTTATTCCTGCCAAAGGATTCTTTGCTTACGATGGATTACAAGTCTGTATGGACAGCTATGGAAGAGTGTCAAAAACTTGCACTACAAAACAA tgttGGTCTTAAAAAGTCAATAGGTGTCGACAACTTTTCTTGTAAGAAGCTTCAAACCCTTTTGGACACTGTTAAAATCCCTCCAGCTGTTAACCAA GTGGAGATGAACCCGGTTTGGCAGAACTTGAAATTGAGGGACTTCTGCAAGGCTAACAATATCATTCTCACTGCCTACTCACCTTTAGGAGGGAAGGGAACCCCTTGGGGGTCCAATGCAGTCCACGAGGAGCGAGTTCTGCATGAAATTGCTGAGGCTAAAGGGAAAACTCATGCACAG GTGTGTCTGAGATGGATATTCGAGCAAGGAGTGAGCCTTCTAGTGAAGAGCTATAATAAGCAGAGGATGAAGGAAAACATGATGATTTTCGATTGGGAACTGACTCAAGATGAACTAGAAAAGATAAGCAAAATCCCACAGAGAAGAGGACTCCCAGGTGATATTTTTGTCTCAGAACTTGAAGCGGCGCCTTTCAAGACTATCGAAGAATTATGGGATGGAGAGGTTTGA